In Nostoc edaphicum CCNP1411, the sequence TTGAACATCCACAATACAGGCTCTCAGTCAGCAATATTATTGATTCGCGCTGAGTCTATTGCAATTTGATTTGAGTATGAAATTCAAACAATTAATATTTTCAACACAGGTAAATCATTATGAGCTTAGACCTACAACTATCAGGTAAAACAGCAATTGTTACAGGTGGAAGTGCAGGCATTGGGTTAGCCACTGCCAAAGCCCTCTACGCTGAAGGTGTGAATGTAGTAATTGCTGCTCGTAATCAAGAAAAGCTAGAGAAAGCAGTAGCCGATATCCAATCATTAGAGACTTCAGGTGCTAAAGTAATTTCCGTCAGTGCCGACCTCACTCAAGCAGAAAGTATTGATCAGGTTGTCTCTACAACCCTGGCACAATTTGGTCAGATTGATATTCTAATTAACAATGCTGGCTCGGCTCGTGCAGGGTCTTTTTTAGAATTGAGTGATGATGCTTTTTTAGATGCGTGGAATCTGAAATTGTTGGGCTACATCCGATTAGTTAGAGCCGTTGTACCACATCAAAAAAATCGGCGTGATGGGCGAATTGTCAACATTATTGGTGGTGCAGGACGCACACCTCGTCCGTCTTTCCTCCCAGGTGGTACAACTAATGCTGCTTTATTGAACTTCACGCGCGGAATTTCTAAAGAGTTAGCCCAGCATAATATTCGCATCAACGCTATTTCACCTGGTCTAACTGGCACAGAGCGTGCCGAACGTTTGGCAGAGCAAAATGCCCAAATTCGTGGTGTGAGTGTAGAAGAAATCAAGGCGGAATCTTTAAAAGCAATACCTCTGGGAAAAATCGTTAAGCCAGAAGAGATTGCTGCACTGGCTTTATTTTTAGTCTCCGATCTTGCCTCTTCCATCACTGGTGCAGAAGTTCTGGTTGATGGTGGCAATACTCCTGGTGTTTAAATCAATACAGTTTAGATAAGACCAAAACACTTGTAGAGACGGCGATTTATCGCGTCTCGAGAACCCACAATTTTGTACAATTAGCTCTTAACCCAAGCGTATTGGTGTTTAAATAACAGTTTTAAACCTTTCGTGACAACAAAATATTCGACTTTTTGAAAAAGTCGAGTATCTGAATTTTGTAAATTGTAAATATTTATATCTAGCACCAGGCTATTCTCACGCCTGGTGCTTTTAATTTTTTGTTCAATAAAATTATTTTATCGGTTTAAAAAATAAGAATATTTGCTCTTATCTGGACTAGACCATAATATTGAGTTCATAAGCTACTCAGCTTACAAGTTGAAGGACAAAATTACATCTGTAATTAATAGCGATCGCTTCAACCATCTTCTAAAAGAATTTTGCTAAATAGTTGCGGAGAAAAAATATGGCTTGGCTAATTGGTACATTATTTATTGGAATATCTGCGGCTTTTGCAACGACATTTGATGATAATTTATACTTGACAGCCTTCTTTGGCAAAGTGAATCATAACTTTCGTCCTAGAAATATTATTATTGGCGAATTTGTAGGATTTACTGCATTAGTAACGGCTAGTCTTCCTGGTTTTTTCGGCGGCTTAGTTCTTCCAGAAGCATGGATTGGATTGCTAGGAATTCTCCCAATCATAATTGGTATCAGCCATCTAATGAGTCGAGGAGAAGAAGAAGATACTTTACAAGCTGTATCAGTGAACTTTACCAATTCAGCCAAACCTAAACGCCATAAAAAATCATTATTAGCAACACTCAAAGATCGTCAAACCTATCGTGTCTCTGCTGTTACCATTGCCAATGGTGGAAATAATATCGGTATTTATGTTCCGTTATTTGCTAGCAGTAGTGCTCCTAGTCTGGCAGTCATCTTATGTGTTTGCTATTTAGCAATTGGAATGTGGTGCTTTATCTCTTACAACCTAACCCGAAATCCTGTCATGGCTTCTGTTATGACTCGCTATGGTCGGAAAGTCTTTCCCTTTGTATTAATCTACTTGGGGCTATCCATCATGGTTAAAAGTGGAACTTATCAACTTGTACCTAATCTAGCAATGCTTTTAAATTAGACTATCTTAAATTAGACTATCTATCGTGCGATAGAAGCTTCAGTTAAACACATGAAAATTCTCAAAATTCCTTTAATTACTTTCATCCTTTTAATGAACTTAGCAATCGTTGCCTCCTCTTGGGCAGATGGAATATCACACATAAGCGCCAATTCTGACTATTTATTAGGACAAAAAGTTATCTGGCTTTATAAAGTTCGTGCCGACTCTGAGAACACCTAGAGAATTCCTAGCGAAGTCGTCAAATTAGGCTCTAAGGAAGTGCAAGTCAAAGTGCATAAAAGTAAAAATGAGTTCGTTAATCCTTGGGTAAATTGAGACAGATTGTAAATTGACAAAAGTAAGAATTATTTTAAATTTTCACAGACATAATTTAATCAAATAATCTAAATTAGATAAATAAAATATCTTTAGTGTGAATAAATAGCGATAAACTAATAATCTCTTTTATTTATAGTTCTGCAAAAGAATAGTATTTTATTTT encodes:
- a CDS encoding SDR family oxidoreductase; the protein is MSLDLQLSGKTAIVTGGSAGIGLATAKALYAEGVNVVIAARNQEKLEKAVADIQSLETSGAKVISVSADLTQAESIDQVVSTTLAQFGQIDILINNAGSARAGSFLELSDDAFLDAWNLKLLGYIRLVRAVVPHQKNRRDGRIVNIIGGAGRTPRPSFLPGGTTNAALLNFTRGISKELAQHNIRINAISPGLTGTERAERLAEQNAQIRGVSVEEIKAESLKAIPLGKIVKPEEIAALALFLVSDLASSITGAEVLVDGGNTPGV
- a CDS encoding cadmium resistance transporter, which produces MAWLIGTLFIGISAAFATTFDDNLYLTAFFGKVNHNFRPRNIIIGEFVGFTALVTASLPGFFGGLVLPEAWIGLLGILPIIIGISHLMSRGEEEDTLQAVSVNFTNSAKPKRHKKSLLATLKDRQTYRVSAVTIANGGNNIGIYVPLFASSSAPSLAVILCVCYLAIGMWCFISYNLTRNPVMASVMTRYGRKVFPFVLIYLGLSIMVKSGTYQLVPNLAMLLN